One genomic region from Drosophila busckii strain San Diego stock center, stock number 13000-0081.31 chromosome 3R, ASM1175060v1, whole genome shotgun sequence encodes:
- the LOC108601422 gene encoding dimethyladenosine transferase 2, mitochondrial, which yields MMSLRFSWRLCSPSSVQRISVCHQSAKAKREKLVSRYSAEFPEKLIIKKQKSAPHMYMANEEIAKQVNDYLDPHLRESNCDTVLELNPGPCHFTRHLLDRESQFRKIILMETMDHFMPRLQEMHALYPERVKVQHGDFVALWKLAYMDKLDNGTRVSDLLQDVPQRAFTEDVNMLVIGAVGSYPFFKHLINSLVFQSSVFNWGRCEMLLALPPPIFIHLTCSNEIGYLIYRSASMLFQILFEHRFIAKVPREHFLPQQAEFNLGKSSKLGKVKSINPEYLYLTKFTPRRNLHELCAAQDLPALWFFIKQNLVSRRNRIIPNLEKFVPGCGPRLIINQHAKEAVTPLFKEAVKQLPPYSMRSTNMSTRDHFPAINIYTQFGDLTPSQMLTLFTQFRSWPEYNESSFLASLENTLLKLETVNDQSLDDSVIAEEDDISGESVDELLEATEATTVTKTVSKVK from the exons atgatgTCGCTACGTTTTAGCTGGCGGCTTTGTAGCCCCAGCAGTGTACAAAGAATAAGCGTCTGCCATCAAAGTGCCAAAGCAAAGCGTGAGAAGCTCGTATCACGCTATAGCGCTGAGTTTCCAGAGAAACTGATCATCAAGAAGCAAAAGAGTGCCCCTCACATGTACATGGCTAATGAGGAGATAGCGAAGCAAGTGAATGACTACCTCGATCCTCACCTGCGTGAGTCCAACTGTGATACGGTGCTGGAGTTGAATCCTGGCCCATGCCATTTTACACGACATCTGCTGGATCGTGAGTCCCAGTTCCGCAAGATTATACTAATGGAAACAATGGATCACTTCATGCCGCGTCTGCAGGAGATGCATGCGCTATATCCGGAGCGTGTAAAGGTGCAACACGGCGATTTTGTTGCACTATGGAAGCTGGCCTATATGGACAAACTGGATAATGGCACACGCGTGTCGGATTTGCTGCAGGATGTGCCGCAGCGTGCTTTCACTGAAG ATGTCAACATGCTGGTTATAGGCGCCGTCGGTTCTTATCCTTTCTTCAAGCATCTGATCAACTCCCTTGTGTTTCAATCGAGCGTCTTTAATTGGGGACGCTGCGAAATGTTGCTAGCCTTACCACCGCCCATTTTCATACACTTAACTTGCTCCAATGAGATTGGTTATCTCATCTATCGCTCAGCTTCCATGCTCTTTCAAATACTCTTTGAGCATCGTTTCATTGCGAAAGTGCCGCGTGAGCATTTTCTGCCGCAACAGGCAGAGTTTAATCTTGgcaagagcagcaaattgGGCAAAGTCAAGTCTATAAATCCagagtatttatatttaactaaatttacgCCGCGCCGCAATTTGCATGAGCTCTGTGCGGCGCAAGACTTGCCCGCCTTGtggttttttataaaacaaaatcttGTAAGCAGACGGAATCGCATTATACCTAATCTCGA AAAGTTTGTGCCTGGCTGCGGACCTCGGCTAATAATCAATCAGCATGCCAAAGAAGCAGTTACGCCACTTTTTAAAGAAGCTGTGAAGCAATTGCCTCCGTACTCTATGCGCAGCACTAACATGAGCACGCGAGATCATTTCCCTGCcatcaatatatatacacaatttGGCGATTTGACGCCTAGTCAAATGTTGACGCTGTTTACACAATTTCGCAGTTGGCCGGAGTACAATGAGAGCTCGTTTCTGGCATCCCTTGAGAATACGCTGCTCAAGCTGGAAACAGTTAATGATCAGAGCTTGGATGATAGCGTGATTGCTGAGGAGGATGACATCAGCGGTGAAAGCGTAGACGAGCTGCTGGAAGCCACGGAGGCCACAACCGTTACCAAGACTGTTAGTAAAGTCAAGTAG